The stretch of DNA GAGTTTAGCGCACCAGATCCTCGGGATTGAACATGCCGCGGGCGCGACGCAGAATGGAGTCCTTGCTGGCGTCGTAGGGATGGTCCTTCGAGGGAATCTCGAGGACCGCGGGAACGGGCGACGTGTGGGCATCGATCACGTGACGAATGAGCTCGGCACAGTTCTGGTTGATCAGGATGATGTCGATGTCGTCCCGCTTGAGGAACCGCTTGAAGCAGTCCTCCAGCTCGCTGACGGGCGTGTTTTTGTCGACCACCATGAAGTTGGGGTGGCGGTTCTTGTTGATCTCGCCCACGCCGCCGAGCAGGAATCCCACGCAGGTGTCCTCGTCGCCGATGACGCTGATCAGTTTTCCCTTGATTGCCGAGTGCAGAGCCATTTTGCTTgggtttttctgctttttttccGGGAGCGATGTGGACAGCGAAAATAAAACCTGACTTTGGGAAAATGTTCGATGTCAGCTGGTTTCTGTCACATGACCCCTTTGCGCCTAACAGCACTGGAATGGCGCTAACAGCACTGCGACTTTTCGGTATTTTGATGTTAGTAAATACCAAAATGTAACGGTCCCCTCATTCAGTGCGACCGTattctataattttaaaagacttttttaaaatttttaaatttaaaaatctttctaAACaggtaattatttatttgttcaaaaGAAAGTCATAATCATTTAAGACTTATTCCAAATAAGAAAGGAGGATAGATAAAGTGTGCTGAAAGTTGTTACTTTAATGGCTCGACTTTCCCTTCAAAATATACATGCTTTAAAACGTGTCCGTTTATCGTCATCAAAACATACAAAAGGAATCTGGATTCATGAAGGACTTCTACCATTTCCAAAGGGATTTCGTCCTATACCTCCGTAGGAAGCGTGAGCAACCGAAAATGCGGCTACCATAGCAAATAAGACAATCTGAAAGGCAGaggattttaaatttgttttgttgtttcaaTGACAGACTTACTGCAAATAATTTCAtgttgctttatattttggAACCAAAGCTAATTTCACAGACCGGGCTCTTTTATACCCGATTTTGATAGCAAATCTGCTTTGCGTGTTTGACTTTGGAAAACCAAGAACCAAAAGCCACAcacttaaagaaaaatattgatttcctTCGTACAATatattgctaaaaataaaatctagtTAAACTTACTATAAACGTACCTTTCGCTCtcagttttaatatttttgtaatttctttagttaaatttgtaaattattgaTATTCATACTCGCAACAACAATTAAGGACCTTCtgtttttcttaatatttatttaatttaactgactaaaatttaactgaattatgttttttgaagTGTGCACCGCATAAAgacattaaaatgtttttggaaTTTTCGGAGAAAGAAaccacaattttaaaattgaggaAATTCAGAGAATTTCAGAAAaccatatatttgttaatgtttaagaaataataaaacgaAACAATCAGAAACATTAAGGTTAAAGttatgtatgtataaatagtgttcattaaaaatgttatgttaAGCTTCGTTAtctgtataatatttttaaaataattatttcatttaataattttgagtAAAGCGATAGACATTGACAAAATATGTACATTAATTTCCGGTATTTTTCAAATTCTACTATCAAAACTTTGGGCGCCACAGAATGAATGGGACAAATCGACACGCCCAGAGATCCGAGAGATTATGATCAATATCATAATACCCAAAGCGAGGGTATAAAGATGCTCTTATCAGTGGTCGTTAGCTGTATTCCTCGTTATAATCTCGGAATAAGACCGTTCATTTACATAAATACTATAagacaatatatttttctgggaatttttaaaatgtataaaagatAGACGTTCCTATCCTATTGACTGGACTTCTGCAGGCGTATTTCCATTGTGATCGAACATTTTCGCTTGGAATGACGTTCGCAGcatcttttgttattttttcctGTTTAGTTTTGTTAACCAATGTATCTACATTGTTTCTGGATGAGGATTGTGGGGTTGTATCTCAGACTAGAGATAGGATAATGAACGGTAAGCCTGCGGCGATCCTGGACAATCCCTGGATGGCCCTTATTAAAACGCCGAAAGAGTTTATCTGTGCAGGAACGCTTATTAATCATCGTAAGTATCCCAAACTGAATTTTGGCTGTATTCAATATGACTAATAATCCCATATGTTTCAGGTTTCGTCTTATCAGCTTCGCATTGTCTTTGCGATTCGCTCGACTGCAAGAAAAAACACACTGCACTGTAAGTTTTCTTTAAGGCGGAATggactacacccaaaaaaaatcgatatgaaacgtagatcggttttacattatttaagatcaattctAATTTAATATGTGGCCAGTTAAATTTGAGCTGGTCGAGAAGAGTATtttatgtaaaaacgatatgggttttgcatgacATGAAATTTACAtagccatatcgattttacgggaacatgttttgttttgtgtgtattAAATATCTAATTCAATTACCCAATAGCATAGTTCGTTTGGGAGAGTATGACCGATCGACGGATAATGAATCCTCAGACGAAGACTTTAATGTGATAAGGTTCTACGAACACAAGTCGTTCAACATAACCTCCCACATTGGCGACATAGCTCTGCTGAAACTAGATAGAAGTGTGGTTTACAAGCCCCACATTCGACCGATCTGCATTCAGCTAGATATCAGGTACAAACCGGAAGCGGACTTCATCAGCAAATACACGGCAGTTGGCTGGGGAAAGACGGAGACGGGTAACTTGAGTGATGTCCTTCAAACGGCCGAGATCTACAGACTGGATAAAAACACTTGCTTAAACTTCTTCTGGGGAGTTTTGAGCGATTCACAAATCTGTGGAGGCTCCCACAATGGAGTCGACACCTGTAAGGGGGACTCCGGAGGACCCTTGTACTCCAAAGTTTCAGACGGAGTCCTGGGGCGCCAAACTCAATTCGGAATCGTTAGCTTTGGAGCTCTAGAATGCGGCGGATTGGGTGTGTACACCGATGTAATGAGCCATGCCGACTTTATAGAGCGAATCGTCCTGGAATCCGACATTACTGTCCTACTTCCGAAGATAGACTTGCTGGATGAAGGCTGTTTGGATGACCCAAAACTAAGAAGTAGAGCGAAATCGGCTGCCGACACTTTTCCATGGCTAGCCCAGGTTTTCATGGACTCCTTTCTGATTTCCTTTGGAGCACTTGTATCTAACAGTTCGTATTTGCATCTATGTGCTTGAAACGATTGAAAACATTATGCTCTTCTAGAATTTGTGATCACGACTGCCCAGCTGATTCCCGAAAACGCTCCACTGTAAGTACTTAGATGTTCCCTGTAATAAATAATCCTATTTTAATTATCTGTGCAGAAAGGTTCTTTTGGGTGAATTCAGTGAAAGTATTTTGCATGCCTATAAAGTCAGTTCCATACACAAGCACCCTGAATTTGAGAGCCTGACTAAGAACGACGTAGCTCTACTTGAATTAGAGGAGAAAGTGGATTACACTGGTAAGTGGGGGTAACAAATTTtctctttattatttaactatttattttatctgcGTAGTTTTGATTAAACCAATCTGCCTGCCCTCACTAACTAACAAGGCGGAACAAGAGAAGTTCCAGAAGAAGGCTGATCGTGCGCAGAAACTGACTGCTGTTGGCTGGGGGATCCGGAGATCAGTGATGGTTCAGAAGGTCGATTCAAGTGAATGTTACCAGGAGGACCTCCAAGAGATCGGGGATAAGCAAATCTGCATGGAGCACTCCATTTCCAATATTATGAGCATAGGCAGTGGCAGTCCCCTGGTTAAACGTCTTCCTTATGGAAATAGTAGGGCTTTCACACTCGTCGGATTGGCCAGCTTTGGAAGGATGGAATACCACTCTCGAGATGTTTATACCAAGGTTTTAAGCTATATAGATTGGATCGGAACTTTAATAAAGAAGTGATGTTTTactcatatcatatcatattgcAGTTTTATTTCAGATCTTGCCACTTGCTTACTTTATGTAACTAGATTTAATTCTTTATTAAAAGTTTGATTTTTCAGTGAATAAAAActattgaattttaaactgCAGATGTAGTAATTTTCTCACTATTATATATGGTAGATTTTGTTTTGCACCAAATgtgtttgaaaactaataattatatttaagatttatgcgACGACCAATGGTTCTTAAGAGTCCTGGTTAATCCCAACCTTCTGGCTTTTACAGTTTCTaaaatctcagcgttcatactagagccctgcatgaatcattcaatttttgttttatcatagtacgccatgaaatttctgatttgtttaattcaattctatgtgaaataaattgaatgttgttctaattcatttcgaattgaatgaatcgaatgaattattttatgaatttttagattttttcagtttttttattatgttttcttttgagaacaaaaagtggaaaatttttaacaaatcaatgttaactgcatagtaaataaaattcagccagatttaatcacaaaataatcGCCCTTTCttcctcaaaataaattgtcgtttgaattatttcggaattcatgccattcattcattcaattctattaaagtcaaaattcaaattcattcaattctattaaacacaaaattccaattaattcattcatataacagaaaaaaattcaaaataattctttgaatccatttatgcagggctctagttcaTACGAACGGACAGACATTTTATGTACTACAATTTCTATTCAATTTCGTAAGTTCTCTTAATGACATTTTTTAGACGAAATAAGCAGCTGATAAGCCATTCTATTTCCGAGAACTTTGTTCGAAATCTTTCGCCTTTCTTTCTTTAGTACGATCGGAGACTTAAGCTCGGTATGACGACGGCGGCTGCTTGggttattttatttggtttacttttaataaaCCATGGATCGACATTGCTTCTGGACGAGGACTGCGGCGTTGCAACTAATATTGCCCCAAGGGTGACGAACGGGGTTATTGCGGGAATTCTTGAAAATCCCTGGATGGCCCTTATTAAAACGCCAAAAGAGTTTATTTGTGGAGGAACGCTTATTAGTCATCGTTGGTATTCGAAAATAATTTCGGAATATACATCTGACTAATAAATgacatacatatttttagaattcgtCTTGACGGCTGCGCACTGTCTGTACGATCCGTATTCCCCTACTATAAAACACACTAATCTGTAAGTATTTTGTGCAAGCTTTTAAGAGTTTAGATTTAAGATTAGTTTATTAAACAGCATTGCTCGTTTGGGAGAGTATAACCGATCAACGGAGCACGAATCCTTGCATCCCTATGAAGACTTCAATGTGTTAAAAGCCTACGAACGCAAGGGTTTTCAAATGGAATCCTTTATGAATGATATAGCTTTGCTAAAACTTCAAAGAAGTGTTATTTACAAAACCCAAATTCGACCGATATGCATTCAGTTGGATAAACGTTCGAAATCTAACTCGGACGGCATTCAGAAATTCACTGTAGTCGGCTGGGGAAAAACCGAGACCGGAAATGTAAGTGATGTACTTCGAACGGCTGAGGTCTACAGAATGGATAAAGAGCATTGTAATAGAACATTGTGGAAGCCTTTGAGTAGCACACAGATCTGTGCTGGGACACACAATTTTGTAGACACTTGTCAGGGAGACTCCGGCGGGCCCTTGTACTCCAATGTTCCAGACGGAGGCCTAGGGCGTCAAACTCAATTCGGAATCACTAGCTATGGAGCTGACCAGTGTGGCGGAGTGGGTGTATACACCGATGTAATGAGCCACGTTGACTTTATAGAGGAAACTGTCATGGAATCCGATATAACTGTCCTACTTCCGAAAATGGACTTGCTAGATGAAGGCTGTTTGGATAACCCAAAATTAAGTAGCAGGGCAAAATCGGGTCCCGACACTTTTCCTTGGCTAGCCCAGGTTTTTATGGATTCCTTTCTGATTTCCTATGGAGCACTTATATCGAACAGTTCGTATTTGCATTTATGTACTTGAAACGATTAAAAACATTGatattttctagaatttgtgaTTACGACAGCCCAGCTGCTTTATGAAGAAGCTCCACTGTAAGTTCCTAGATGTTTTCTGTGATAAATAATCCTATTTCAAATATCTGTGCAGAAAGGTTCTTTTGGGTGAATTTAGTGAAAACATTTTGGATGCCTATAAAGTCAGTTCCATACACAAACACCGTAAATTTGAGAGTCTGACTAAGAACGACGTAGCTTTGCTTGAATTGGAGGAGAAAGTGGATTACACTGGTAAGTGGGTTTAACAAATAGCCTTTCTATtgttaaatgatttattttatctctGTAGATTTGATTAAACCAATCTGCCTGCCCTCACTAACTAACAAGGCGGAACAAGAGAAGTTCCAGAAGAAGGCTGATCGTGCGCAAAAACTGACTGCTGTTGGCTGGGGCATCCGGAGATCAGCGATGGTTCACAGGGTCCATTCAAGCGAATGCTACCAGGGGGACCTCCAAGAGATCGGGGATAAGCAAATCTGCATGGAGC from Drosophila takahashii strain IR98-3 E-12201 chromosome 2R, DtakHiC1v2, whole genome shotgun sequence encodes:
- the LOC108057028 gene encoding CLIP domain-containing serine protease HP8 isoform X3, which produces MTFAASFVIFSCLVLLTNVSTLFLDEDCGVVSQTRDRIMNGKPAAILDNPWMALIKTPKEFICAGTLINHRFVLSASHCLCDSLDCKKKHTALIVRLGEYDRSTDNESSDEDFNVIRFYEHKSFNITSHIGDIALLKLDRSVVYKPHIRPICIQLDIRYKPEADFISKYTAVGWGKTETGNLSDVLQTAEIYRLDKNTCLNFFWGVLSDSQICGGSHNGVDTCKGDSGGPLYSKVSDGVLGRQTQFGIVSFGALECGGLGVYTDVMSHADFIERIVLESDITVLLPKIDLLDEGCLDDPKLRSRAKSAADTFPWLAQVFMDSFLISFGALVSNKFVITTAQLIPENAPLKVLLGEFSESILHAYKVSSIHKHPEFESLTKNDVALLELEEKVDYTVLIKPICLPSLTNKAEQEKFQKKADRAQKLTAVGWGIRRSVMVQKVDSSECYQEDLQEIGDKQICMEHSISNIMSIGSGSPLVKRLPYGNSRAFTLVGLASFGRMEYHSRDVYTKVLSYIDWIGTLIKK
- the LOC108057028 gene encoding transmembrane protease serine 9 isoform X2, which gives rise to MKDFYHFQRDFVLYLLLLTNVSTLFLDEDCGVVSQTRDRIMNGKPAAILDNPWMALIKTPKEFICAGTLINHRFVLSASHCLCDSLDCKKKHTALIVRLGEYDRSTDNESSDEDFNVIRFYEHKSFNITSHIGDIALLKLDRSVVYKPHIRPICIQLDIRYKPEADFISKYTAVGWGKTETGNLSDVLQTAEIYRLDKNTCLNFFWGVLSDSQICGGSHNGVDTCKGDSGGPLYSKVSDGVLGRQTQFGIVSFGALECGGLGVYTDVMSHADFIERIVLESDITVLLPKIDLLDEGCLDDPKLRSRAKSAADTFPWLAQVFMDSFLISFGALVSNKFVITTAQLIPENAPLKVLLGEFSESILHAYKVSSIHKHPEFESLTKNDVALLELEEKVDYTVLIKPICLPSLTNKAEQEKFQKKADRAQKLTAVGWGIRRSVMVQKVDSSECYQEDLQEIGDKQICMEHSISNIMSIGSGSPLVKRLPYGNSRAFTLVGLASFGRMEYHSRDVYTKVLSYIDWIGTLIKK
- the LOC108057034 gene encoding uncharacterized protein translates to MTTAAAWVILFGLLLINHGSTLLLDEDCGVATNIAPRVTNGVIAGILENPWMALIKTPKEFICGGTLISHQFVLTAAHCLYDPYSPTIKHTNLIARLGEYNRSTEHESLHPYEDFNVLKAYERKGFQMESFMNDIALLKLQRSVIYKTQIRPICIQLDKRSKSNSDGIQKFTVVGWGKTETGNVSDVLRTAEVYRMDKEHCNRTLWKPLSSTQICAGTHNFVDTCQGDSGGPLYSNVPDGGLGRQTQFGITSYGADQCGGVGVYTDVMSHVDFIEETVMESDITVLLPKMDLLDEGCLDNPKLSSRAKSGPDTFPWLAQVFMDSFLISYGALISNKFVITTAQLLYEEAPLKVLLGEFSENILDAYKVSSIHKHRKFESLTKNDVALLELEEKVDYTDLIKPICLPSLTNKAEQEKFQKKADRAQKLTAVGWGIRRSAMVHRVHSSECYQGDLQEIGDKQICMEHSISNIMNIGSGSPLVKRLPYGNSRAFTLVGLASFGRKEYRSRDVYTKVLSYIDWIGTLVAK
- the Vha14-1 gene encoding V-type proton ATPase subunit F 1, which translates into the protein MALHSAIKGKLISVIGDEDTCVGFLLGGVGEINKNRHPNFMVVDKNTPVSELEDCFKRFLKRDDIDIILINQNCAELIRHVIDAHTSPVPAVLEIPSKDHPYDASKDSILRRARGMFNPEDLVR
- the LOC108057028 gene encoding transmembrane protease serine 9 isoform X1 produces the protein MKDFYHFQRDFVLYLRRKLLLTNVSTLFLDEDCGVVSQTRDRIMNGKPAAILDNPWMALIKTPKEFICAGTLINHRFVLSASHCLCDSLDCKKKHTALIVRLGEYDRSTDNESSDEDFNVIRFYEHKSFNITSHIGDIALLKLDRSVVYKPHIRPICIQLDIRYKPEADFISKYTAVGWGKTETGNLSDVLQTAEIYRLDKNTCLNFFWGVLSDSQICGGSHNGVDTCKGDSGGPLYSKVSDGVLGRQTQFGIVSFGALECGGLGVYTDVMSHADFIERIVLESDITVLLPKIDLLDEGCLDDPKLRSRAKSAADTFPWLAQVFMDSFLISFGALVSNKFVITTAQLIPENAPLKVLLGEFSESILHAYKVSSIHKHPEFESLTKNDVALLELEEKVDYTVLIKPICLPSLTNKAEQEKFQKKADRAQKLTAVGWGIRRSVMVQKVDSSECYQEDLQEIGDKQICMEHSISNIMSIGSGSPLVKRLPYGNSRAFTLVGLASFGRMEYHSRDVYTKVLSYIDWIGTLIKK